The following proteins come from a genomic window of Hoplias malabaricus isolate fHopMal1 chromosome 15, fHopMal1.hap1, whole genome shotgun sequence:
- the arpc3 gene encoding actin-related protein 2/3 complex subunit 3 has product MPAYHSSLLDADTKLVGNMALLPLKTQFKGPAPKETKDQDIIDEAIYYFKANVFFKNYEIKNEADRTLIYVTLYISECLKKLQKCSSRGQGEKEMYTLGITNFPIPGEPGFPLNAMYAKPTNKQEEETMRAYLQQIRQETGLRLCDRVFDPQTDKPSKWWVCFVKRQFMNKSLSAPGQ; this is encoded by the exons ATGCCG GCTTATCATTCGAGTTTATTGGATGCTGACACCAAGCTAGTGGGCAATATGGCATTATTGCCCCTAAAAACACAGTTCAAGGGTCCTGCTCCAAAAGAAA CCAAAGACCAAGATATCATCGATGAGGCCATCTATTACTTCAAAGCCAATGTGTTCTTCAAGAATTatgaaattaag AACGAGGCTGACAGAACACTGATCTATGTCACTCTGTACATCTCTGAATGCCTCAAGAAGCTACAGAAG tgtagctcaaggggccagggagagaaggagatgtACACACTGGGAATCACCAACTTCCCAATCCCTGGCGAGCCTGGATTCCCTCTGAATGCCATGTATGCCAAGCCCACTAACAAACAGGAAGAAG AGACTATGAGGGCTTACCTTCAGCAGATTCGTCAGGAGACAGGCCTGAGGCTGTGTGACCGGGTTTTTGACCCCCAGACAGACAAACCAAGCAAG TGGTGGGTGTGCTTCGTAAAGAGACAGTTCATGAACAAGAGCCTGTCTGCACCTGGTCAATAG
- the gpn3 gene encoding GPN-loop GTPase 3, whose translation MPRYAQLVMGPAGSGKSTYCSTMIQHSETINRSVQVVNLDPAAEHFDYPVMADIRELIQVDDVMEDDSLRFGPNGGLVFCMEYFANNFDWLEESLGHVEDDYILFDCPGQIELYTHLPVMKQLVEQLQQWEFRVCGVFLVDSQFMVESFKFISGVMAALSAMVSLEIPQVNIMTKMDLLSPKAKKEIEKYLDPDMYSMMEDSSMTLRSQKFKKLTKAICGLIDDYSMVRFLPFDRTDEEGINIVLQHIDFSIQYGEDLEFKEPKEVDEEPSNTNYDEFFQDRVDS comes from the exons ATGCCACGCTACGCTCAGCTCGTAATGGGACCCGCTGGGAGCGGAAAG aGCACCTACTGCTCCACTATGATACAGCACTCAGAAACCATCAACCGATCTGTACAGGTGGTGAACCTGGACCCAGCCGCTGAACACTTTGACTACCCAGTAATGGCAG ATATCCGAGAGCTGATTCAGGTGGATGATGTGATGGAGGACGATTCTTTGAGGTTTGGGCCAAATGGAGGACTGGTCTTCTGCATGGAGTATTTTGCTAATAACTTTGACTGGCTGGAGGAGAGCCTGGGTCATGTTGAAGACGACTACATACTTTTCGACTGCCCAg GTCAGATAGAGCTGTACACTCATCTTCCCGTTATGAAGCAGTTAgtggagcagctgcagcagtggGAGTTCCGTGTGTGTGGAGTCTTTTTGGTCGACTCTCAGTTCATGGTGGAAAGCTTCAAG TTTATTTCTGGTGTGATGGCGGCTTTGAGTGCGATGGTATCCCTAGAAATCCCTCAGGTCAACATCATGACCAAAATGGACCTGCTTAGCCCAAAGGCCAAGAAAGAAATCGAGAA GTACCTGGACCCAGACATGTATTCAATGATGGAGGACAGCTCTATGACTCTGAGAAGCCAGAAATTCAAGAAACTCACCAAAGCCATTTGTGGTTtg ATTGATGACTACAGCATGGTGCGATTCCTGCCGTTTGATCGCACCGATGAGGAAGGCATCAACATTGTTCTGCAGCACATTGACTTCTCCATACAGTACGGGGAGGACCTCGAGTTCAAAGAGCCGAAG GAGGTTGATGAGGAACCAAGCAACACAAATTATGATGAGTTCTTTCAAGACAGAGTGGATTCCTAA